The sequence TTGTATTTGGGAGTGGCACTTCAAGAAAATCTGTAGAGTGAGGAGGCGATAAGAGGGCAAGGACTTTGACATGTGCGTGagcgggcacacacacacagacacacacagacttagcTCAGAATCAAAAACAGAACTTCATCTTTAACTTCCAATCTGATAACTGCCTAAAGGTAAGTCTCCATTTCTCCAGAGATCATTTCAAAACTTCCCTTATGGCTTTGCAGACGCCGCCACCCCGGAACCTCCTGCGCTGCTCAACCATGGGCAACCCTACCTTGTTCTTTGACATCGCCGTCAACGGCGAGCCCTCGGGCCGCGTCTCCTTCGAGCTGTTTGCAGACAAAGTTCCAAAGACAGCAGAAAACTTTCGTGCTCTGAGCACTGGGAAGAAAGGCTTTGGTTATAGATGTTCCTGCTTTCACAGAACAACTCCGGGATTTATGTGCCAGGGTGGTGACTTCACACACCATAATGGCACTGGTGGCAAGTCCATCTATGGGGAGAAATTTGATGATGAGAATTTCCTCCTGAAGCATACGGGTCCTGGCATCTTGTCCATGGCACATGCTGGCCCCAACACAAATGGTTCCCAGTTTTTCATCTGCACTGCCAAGACTGAATGGTTGGATGGCAAGCATGTGGTCTTTGGCAAGGTGAAAGAGGGCATGAATATTGTGGAAGCCATGGAGCGCTTTGGGTCCAGGAATGGCAAGGCCAGCAAGAAGATCACCATTGCTGACTGCGGACAAATCTAATAATAAATTTAACTTGTGTTttatcttaaccaccagaccactcCTTCTGTAGCTCAGGAGAGCACCCCTTCATCCCCATCTGCTCAAAATATACTATAATCTTTGTGCTCTCATTGCACTTCTTTGGGTTCCATATTTTCCTTATTCCCCTCCAAGTTTAGCTGAATTGCAAAATTAAGTTTatggttataaaataaaaactaaacaaccaaaggaaaaaacaaaaaacaaaaaaaacttccctTATGACATAGTGAGAGTCCCTACTAGAAACTGCTGGTTTGTTCCTAcacacattttctcttttaattcatTAACACTAAGGACACACTATCCACATCCCTCTCTTTATAACTTTATACAACTTTTAAAGCTGATCTCAAACTGCAATCCTGTGAACGCTGTTACCTATTTCTTTGACTAAAATTGTCTAACTCTGATTTCCCATTATCTTTTGTAATGCTTAATTCTGTTTTTACAGTTGTGTTCTCAGATGATTTTATTTATCTCACATAAAATACAAACTCTTTCATGACAAGAACTCCCCTGTGTTTCTTGTATCCCTAACATATGGCTGCATCCAGGACACAAACCCAAGTATAAAATCAAAAAATCACTtatcctccctcccttttttaaaaagagggcatTTGGGTGAGGTGTGTGTAGTAGAATGACTGTCACATTCCCCATACACTGAATGGAGCTGACTAGTATTCCTGAGACTATAGCTTTATGGATTTTGTGTGTTTCCCCAAAGTGAATCTTTCAGGTATCTTTCTAAAATGGTAAGAGAATTCCTTTAGGATATTTACTTCATATGAGTAAAGATATAAAGTGCATCAATGCATGTATATCCAATGGTGAAAAATGCAACACTCCCTAGGCTTGTGTTTTTCAGCTGTCCCACAATGCATTTACTGTCATCTAATTAGGCATTCTAAGAACATAAAGTCCCCTTGTGTTTACCCTGCAACAATTATAATCCAGTGTGCCTGACATCACAGTATTTATCCCCAGAAATAATGACTCCATGGCAAAGGCAGCAATATGAGTGCATCACAGGACCAAACAGAGCAGCGAGGGAGACCCTAAAGGAAGTACTCCATATTCAGATACAAACGGGGTTCACAATGAACACATCACCAATTTTAATAAACCTGATGAAAGGGAAGTAGATTGGATATGAAAATCAAATATACTTGAGATCCCCTGCTTGTCTAAGAGCCCCTCTTTAAATTAAGACTTTTCCAGGTGATTAAGGAGAACGCCAGCGCTTcaaagggaagcagagccttgTTCTCTGCAGCTCCACAGGCGACCAGCTCTCTTTCCCTTCATCCAGATGGAGGCTTTGTTCTCCCAAAGTTGGTCAGGTGCTGCGCCTGTCCAAAAAGGGGAAACGAGCGAGGCTTTAGGAGCCTGCACCTGTTTGAAAAGCAATGCCGCTCCCTTGGCTCCAAAGCCCCAAACATCAAATGCCTCCCTTTGCCAAGCAGCTTGGCTATTCCCCAGGCGTTTTCAATCGAGTTGAGTAAAACAAAAATTGCATAATTTGTCATTATTTTCAAGGAATGAGATGTGCCTTCTACAATTCCTTTCGAGTTAAATACAATGATGCTGAACTTCCTGTGAATGCCAATGCCTTCTTTCtcagaaagaatagaaataaagaatggaaaaagaaacaccCAATTGATTGACTGTAATTTGCTCTGGTATTTGTTATTGGTGTGTTCTTTGTATGCATTTTTATGGATAGGtagcagaaaaattattttcccagGTCTTTATTAAAGAGAAGCCAAACCCTCTGGGAAAAGCTGGGACTGGAAGCCAGGACTTCTGAATCAACTACAAGattcaaaacaaataaatcacATTAATTTAGGAAAGTCACAAGTCATATAAtcattcaatttcctcatctttaaaatgcagattaaaatgaTCTATTCTAAATATATCCCATTTTATTatgaaactaaaatttaaaaaattgataagaaagtgctttaaaatgttcaatattttctgtaaatgtaaaatagtttGAATGAGAAATCAAGGGTTGGGCAGGATTCTTAGACAGGAGTCCTACCGCTCTTTCTATGGTGAAAGTTTCATACCCAGGCAGAGAGGGGAAtgaagagcaaagaaaacaaCTCAGAACAATCATCGGAAAGCAAGGGCATCCTCAATCTCATCTATTAAAAGCTGAGAAAACCACCTAAAAACCTCCACCATATTTTTTTTGTGTACAGTGCCTTTCTGCTGCCATTTGGTTACAACAATAGTGGAGAAAAATAGGCCCATAAAGCAAGATTGATTGCTGGGAAGATGATCAATTGCTGCtgtgaaaggggaaaaaactgataaatgtttttttttcccctctcttcacAACCTTTTGCTAAAGCTGTGCAAAATGTGTCATGCATAAAAAGTATGCAATTTTCATGTAATTAGAGGAACACAAGATGAAAATGAGTTCCATCAGAGCAATCAAGGATGGTAATGTGGTATGTATTTGTCAGTGCCTATTTGTCATGAAAGCAAAACCCAGCAAgttagatattttatttcattttaactctGAAAATCATAAATGCCATTTTGCCATGGCCAAATCTATAAATttcaataatcttttttttttttgaaaagtgaagTTTTGGAACTGCAGATTAGATCATTTTACTCTTTTAAAGAATAGAATTCCATCTTATGAAAAACACTTGAGATTATAGGAAAGATTTATTTCATGGAGGGTCAGATTTACAGCGGGGGGTGATAGGTTTACAGTTTGCTAcccaaaaacacaaaataatttattttctctaaaaataacACTTACGTCTTACAGTAGCATGTGCTTCTGATCCCATCCCCATACCCCCAAAACCAAGGGTATTAAGTTTTTATATTCTTCTTGAGCAAGAGGAcatacagttttctttcttccttttgtactctttcccttcctttctcccttctttctttccttccttcctttatatttatccattcacttattcatttattatgttttttgaaACAGTTTATTGAGCATCAGAATTGTGCCAGGCATCTAAATTCTgattatgtaaaattaaaaaaaaaaagacatgacccATGTTCTCAAGCTGATTTCACTTAGTGGGAGCAGTGACAAGTAAGGACTTAATGCAGTGGGATAGTGTCACAATAGGGACAGATTCAGGAGTTAATGGGGAGTTGTGTAGGCTTCAGCTGGTAAAGCTTATGGGAAGGTAACTGTCTGGTCAGTCCTGCTTTAGTCACTACGTAGGACAGATGTGGGAAAAGGCAGTCCTGACAGATGAACAAGTAAGGCAAAAGATGTGAGGACATTGAAAACTTAGCCTGCTTGTGAAGATGCAACTAGTTTATTATTTCCATGGTGGAAAGTGTGAAatgaattagagaagaaaaatgaggaagatCCTCATAGGCCAGGCTAAGGTGTTCGATCTCTGTCTTCAGCGCAATAGGAATACTCTTCATATTTAAAGCAGAAATACTGTATAATCAAATCTGATGGTAGAAGGGACAGTCTAGCAGCAGCATGGAGAATGGATGTGAGTGGGTAGGACCAGTTAGGACTCTATAAGAACAACCCAGCTGAGAGATAATGATGATTGGAGCAAGATGGGAAATGGGTGGGTTTGAGATACCTTACAGAAGAATTTACATGATTTAGAAATGGATTACTAATAGGAGATTAGGCAGAGAGAGGACTTTATATGTTTAATGAAGGAAATTGGGTGGATAATGATACCTTTTAGTAAGGGAACACAGGAAAAGGAGCAAGTATTACTTGGAAATTAATGAGTTACAACTTGAACCTGTTTAATGTGATATAATGGTGGAATGCTTAAGATAGATAATTATGGTATACACAACCTGCATATTTGGGATCCAGACATTTTCCCTTCCTGAAATATTGTGAGTTTGTAAAGTCGTCAGATCTAAGCTAAgacaatattcattcattcatttaatttgaAAGTGAATATCAAGCATCTACACTGTCTAGTTAAAGGAGTGGTAAAGCACAAGGGCTGTCTACAATATTAGACATTTTTATACACCAAACATACCTCTTCCAGTTATGATCTTTTTGACACAGGGTATTTGCAAAAACCCCATTAatcctcatttttcttatctgtgaaattaGAGTTATTATATCCACTCTATAGAGTTAATTATGAGGTTGAAGGGAGATGAAACACACAGAGTAGCTAGCACAGTTCCTGACATGTAGTTATATAATTAGCATTATTGAGATCCAAGTCACTAATGTGTATGTGAAgtcaacaaatatgaaaaatatacaaatacctCCAGGAAATTTGGGCTAtcaaattcttttactttttaaaataatttagtacCAACTAATGCTAAATAGGTGATAATTACATCtaaaaacacttagaaaattataatttgataGTCCTATATAACAAATAATCCTCATTGAATACTCACTACTGTGAAAATATGGACAGTGTTTTTGAGTCTGTGAAtgtatagtaataataacaataataataatattaactcaTATTTCTATAGTGCTTTTCCATTTACTGAATACTCtaacatattgggttggccaaaagtttcatttgtttttttccataagatggctctagtagcacttagttgtctaaacttcattcaaaacaattttgttagattgtacgtGACAGCTgccatatcagtgtgcatttttaaaaagacatcaaaattggtgaatttttgtgtagccatttcaatattgaagatggaagaaaaaaagcaacattttcaacaTATcgtgctttattatttcaagaaaggtgaaACGCAcccgaaatgcaaaaaaagatttgtgtagTATATGAAGAAGGTgttgtgactgatcaaacgtgtcaaacgtggtttgcaaagttttgtgctggaaatttcttgctggacaatgctccatggtcgggtagaccatTTGAAGTTGATAgggatcaaatcaagacattaactgagaataatcaacattataccacgtgggagacagccaacatactcaaaatatacaaatcaagtgttgaaaatcatttgcacaagcttggttatgttaatcactttgctatttgggttccacataaattaagtgaaaaaacgttcttgactgtatttccgcatgtgattctctacttaaacgtaacaaaaatgttccatttttaaaataaattgtgacagtccatgaaaagtggatactgtacaataatgtggaacagaagagatcatgtgacaagcaaaatgaaacaccaccaaccacaccaaaggccagtcttcatccaaagaaggtgatgttgtgtatatggtgggattggaagggagtgctctattatgagctccttctggaaaaccaaacgattaattccagcaagtactgctcccaattagaccaactgaaagtggcacttgatgaaaagtgtccagaGTTAGTGAACAGAAAATGCATAGTCTTCAATCAGGATACCACAAGACCATGTGTTTCTTTGAtaaccaggcaaaaactgttacagcttggctgggaagttccaattcatctgctgtattcaccagGCATTAcatcttcagatttccatttatttcagtctttacaaaattctctcaatggaaaaaatttcaattgcCTGGAAGAACTGTTCCCTGGAACAGttatttgctcaaaaagataataagttttgggaagatggaattatgaagtttcctgaaaaatggcagaaggtaatgGAACAAGAGGgagaatacgttgttcaataaagttctcgatgaaaatgaaaaatgtgccttttatttttatttaaacactgaaggcactttttggccaacccaatatgttggcctgtcattttctttcttatacaagcatacctcattttattgtacttcatattattgtgcttcacagatactgtgttttttacaaattgaaggtttgtgccAATCCTGTATTGAAGGAGTCTataggcaccatttttccaacagtatttgctcacaTTTGGTAATTTTCATAATATcccaaacttttttattattattatatttgttatggtgatctgtgatcaatgatctttgatgttactattatgacttgctgaaggttcagatgatggttagcatttttttggaataaagcatttttcaattaaactatgtacatttttttagacaaaatgctattttttacttaatagattatagtatagtgtaaacataaattttatatctactgggaaaccaaaaaattcatgtgacttgctttattacaGTGGTCTGGAACGGAACCCACAATATCACTGAGGTATGCCTATAATGTagttttctggctttggtatcagggcaatGCTGCCATTGCAAACtcagtttggaagtgttctatcccttttctattatttgaaagattttgagaaggattggtattatttcttctttaaatatttgatagaattcacctgtgaaaccatctggtcctgggcttttcttttttgggagtttttgttttctttttattattactcaTTCAATTTTTTACTAGTAAATGGCCTGtttagattgtctatttcttcatggtttagTCTCTATAGATAGTATGTTTCAAGGAatttaacatttcttctaggttgtccagtttgtgaatatataattgttcataatagtctcatgatcctttctacTTGTGTGGTATCagctgtaatgtctcctctttcatttataattttattaatctgagttctctctcttcctttcttggtAAGTCTAGAAAAACCActcagtttcattgatatttcctattatttttctggtctttatataatttatttctgttctaatctttgttatttctttcctacaaataattttgtgtttaatttgttcttcttcttctagtcTCTTGAGATgcaaattaggttgtttatttgagatttttcttttttcttaatgaaggcatttattgttataaacttccctttagaactgcttttgcagttCTCACAAGTTTTTGTTGTGTTGTATTTCCAAATTCAgttttctcaagattttttttttttttaatttctcttttgatttctcctttgacccattggttgttcaggagcatGTTGTTTATTAGCCACATATTcaggaattttccagttttcttcttgtaattaatttctagtttcataccactgtggtcagaaaagatgtttggtatgatttcaattttcttaaatgtattatGATTTGCTTTGTGTCATAACATATTATTTATCCTGGAAAATgtaccatgtgcacttgagaagaaagagtattctGTTGTTCAATGGAATgctctgtatatgtctgttaggacCATCTCGTCTAATGTGTAGTTTAAGTCCAATGTTTCTTTATGATTTTCCATATGGATGATCTACCCATTGTTGAAAATGGGGTATTAAAGATACCTACTACTGTACTGTTATCTATTTATCCCttcaaatatgttaatatttatatatttaggtgcacCTACAGTAAGTGTATAagtatttacaaatattatatcctcttgatgGATTGACCCTATTATCATTATATATGACCTTCTTTGACTCTTGATATAGTCTTCAGCTTAAAGTATATTttctctgatataagtatagctacttaCATGATTTCATTAAAAGTAGGAGGTGACACAACTCTGGCCAATGAGACAGTGGATAATGTCTCATAGGCAACTTCTGGGAAAGTTTTTCTTgatgttaaaaaggaaaatacaagaaaaagaagatgggAAAGGTAAATTCAtccttaaaaacacaaatataaatttTTGAGTGGGCAGGTACCCAGATGTATTACTGGTACTGGAAATCTCATTTGCCCAAACCTTTTATCTGTTCATTATATGAACATCTCTGGCAGACATTTGTTCATGGCTAACTATCTGGGACATTTCAATGATCATCCCTTCAGTAATACAGCACCTCGTGCTTTCTATAATATTTTCTGGcagttatttatttcttcctcattatttactatttataatGGGAGACAGATTTGAGGAGTGgttgtttataataattttttcacCATCTAATGATCCAATAGGTATTTAAGAAGTATCAGTCAGACATACTAGAGTATTATCTCTAATTTAAATTCCATTCctactttctgttttattcttttctgcagTGTGTGTAACTCTTATGTTCTATTCCTTGTGAATGCAATTTTGATCACTCTCAAGataatctcttttttattttggcatttatccatgcctttaaaaaagaccctaattctttctttctttctttctttccttttttttaagttgcattttCCTTCACTTCTATAAACTGGGGGAAATGTTCCCTAAATTCTATTATGATGGAGCATCTTGAAACTAGGGGTTTTAGCGTCATATCCCCTCTTCTTCAGGATTAGTGTtaggtttcttgtttgtttgcttgcttgtcaAATACTTATTGTTTTCATTAGCTACTTGTTCTCTAAAACATCAGGCataacatttaatttcttttgttttttttagttatttgtcCTTAATTTTTAGTCACTTAAAGTAGCTTAGATGACACTTTTTGATATCCTTATTCTTTAACTTAGAGTCAGTAAACTTTTTATGTCAAAAAATCAGTAAACTTTTTGTCAAGGGTCAAACAGCAAATTATTTAGGCCTTGCAGGCTACATACCTCAACTACTTATCTCTGCAATTGTAGCACAGAAATAATTATAGACAGTACATTAAAAATTAGCATGTCTGTGCCCCAATaatactttatttacaaaaacagctgTGGGCTGTATTTGGCCCATAGGCTGTAATTTGTTAACTTCTGTAAATCTAATCTCTCAGTTTCAATATTCCAGGTGGACAGAACACAATTGTGAGCTCCTGGGTGATTTAACTATAAGAAGCTCTGTGTTTCCTATTTGGAAGGATGATTTTGAGGCTCTGAGTAACACTTCTTGTGGTACCTACATTGTCTACTCATTcctaatgtcaaaaaaaaaaaaatcttccctaaATATAGACAAGATGATATAAAGTTTTAAATCTTTAGGTTTAGTTCAATCAAGGTTTTAATATATTGTATGCAATTTCAAACAATATATATGtcattgtctttcttttcttttttcagttgaatctgaatttttttcttattttctttaatcaCAGACATATAGAAGTTTTTGACCTTATGAGTTTAACTAGATTCCTGACTTCTGCATAACAGAAAATCATCACCAAAGGGTGGCTGAGTAGATTCTATACAAAATAAAGTCGTGAGAAAAATAGGATATACTGCACTTGACTTTATTCTTTTGTCAAAGTTTAGTtgactatatatatatgggtctattTCAGAGATCTCTATCCTTTTACAAATACCAAccaccctgtcttgattactgtagctttacagtaagtcttgaagtcaggaagtgtcaatcctctaactttgttcttctacTTAATTaatgtgttggctattgtgagtatTTTGCctctctatataaattttagaatcagtttgttgatatccacaaaataaattgttgggattttgattgggatgaCATTGAATCTAttatcaagttgggaagaactgatatcttGAAAATATGGAGTCTTgctatccatgaacatgaaatatctctccatttaattcttctttcattttgttcatcagaattttgtagttttccttacATAGATCTTGtccatattttgttagatttataccttagtatttcattttggaggatgctaatgtaaatagtattgcttttttttttttttttttttttggctgcactgtgcagcatgagggatcccGGTTCCCCCAAACAGGGATGGAACAtgtgcaccctgcagtggaagcacacagccctaaccactggaccatcagggaattccctggtattgtatttttaacttcacattccacttattttttaataagtggAAAGTGATTAACTTTTATATAGGAaacttatatcctgcaactttgccataATTGCTTATCAGTTCCAGGagtcttgttgttgttgttgttgttgttgattctttcacattttctacatagatggtcatgtcatctgtgaaaaaatacagttttatttcttccttcccaatctgtatataccttttatttccttttcttgttttatttcattaGCTGGTACCTCAAGTACAAAAAGGAGTAGTGAGAGGGGACATattaccttgttcctgatcttagtgggaaagctttgagtttctcatCATTTTAGTGTAATGTTAGCTATAGAATTTTTGAGGTGTTTgtaatcaagttgaggaagttttcttctattcttaaTTTACTGAGCCTAGCTTCATTCTTCTGGCTGAATTACAAATTCAGAGCAGTAGAAAGAGACTAGATTATTCTTAAAGCTAACACACTTTGCATGAACTCAGAAACTCCCAGTGATTTGAGACCTGTGACAATCAACCCTTGTTTCTAAGTTCACAGCAAGTTAATGGGCCCCGGATCTAACCTCTTTACCTCACTTTTATTGTAATAAGATAGGAcctggatttctggcttcttgTTTATTCTAAAACACAAGGCCCTCTTCCTCCTTAGAAGCTATCTGATCAAAAGTTTATGGCCACTGACAGTTCCAGTTCCTCCTAACTTACTGAGTTACCTTGGCTCCTTGTTCACACTTATTCATAATATTTAGTGATGGAAAATTCCCTAACCTTAGTTTATACACCCAGAACTCCAGTTCACCGAAGCTCAACCCTAACCTGGTATTCTTTTGCTGCTGTGACTCCAGACCCAGTATAAGGAAAACAGACTTCATTTGAACTGTTCATCTTTCCACCTCTAACCTCTAAAGAAAGAGCAAACATCAAAGCAGCTGAAGAAGTTTTAAACACTGGAGGAAGACTCAGTGAAAAGTAAATAGAAAGATAAAGCATAGACTCTATATgcatgtggtgtgtatgtgtgtgtgtgtgtgtgtgtgtgtgtgtgtgtatgagtgtttGAACTTGAATTTTCAGATTAGAAGTTCAGTGAATGCGACAGTCTTTTTTGTGGTGAAGCATCGGTGCGGTGAATAATTTATCTTGATAAGTGTTGGAAAATGGCATATTCCCAAAAGGGAAAATGTGAGGGGCTCTGAGGGAATTGGAAAGTAAGACACAGTTTGGTAGGTAAGGTTTGGACTTCTGCCAGCAAGTCTTTACTAGGACAAGCTTATTTCTTTTGAGGTCAATGACACTCAAATATATGTCCATCATCTACCATCTAATGTTTATATCAAACTGAATGGAGTCAGGTGCGATTTGGAAAGGAGTGTAAATAAAATAGTGTAATGTGGTATTTTGGAGGCTATAGGTGTACCCAGATATAGACAAAAGGGCTCTCATTAGAGTTCTCTTATTAATTCAGAGACAGTATTCCAAGCTCTGGCCTCTGGTCCATGCAAAATTTTTAGGACTGtgtaaagcttattttaaaagaaatattccaATTTTGAgatagcagggtttttttttcccccaagacccAGATGGAAGATGTCAAGAATATACACTTATTCCCCACCTCTATCCTTACCCCCTATTGATAAACAAACCTATACCACTGGGTTTGTTTATTCCAAAGTGAATAAGCATGTGCTCACCACCAACAAAACATTGCTGGTTTCACACGCCAATGACTCTTGGGCCATCTGTCCAGGTATTAAGTAttttgattctttcctcagctcacATAAGATGGTGATCAAGGATGAGCTCTTCAATCTCTAGCCACAGAGACTCCTGACTGAAGTAATGAAGAAAGGTTTAAGGCTCCATGCAGGAGAATCTGAGAACCAGAAATGACAGGAGACAATAAGAACACTTAGAAGGTCCACTAGATAGACTAGAGGCAGAAAATTTGAGTTCTACTGAAAGTGTActgccaaaatatataaaccaagGTACCTCTCTTAGTTTTAAAACTAGTTAAAAGAGGTGATTGAATGCAAATAAACAGAATCCCTGATTGTCCAATGCACTGTGCTAGATATCCCAGTAGACTTAAAGACAGGTAAAAGTAGCCCATCACTTAGGAGGgttttcaataaaactgggggtgTCAGACAAGTACACAGGGTGGGATATAAACCAAGTCATCACAAAAAGGGAAACTATGCAGAATGGATGAGAGACAGGGTAAAAACAATTGACATTATAAAAGAGGGACTCAAATGCCAGTTGCACTTAATAAAGTACACCCACGATTTCCAGGTTTTTGCCAGGACTTTATAATTGATTTTCATGTGGGTTCTGCACTCCTATAGACCATCACATAAGTAAGTGGCTTTGGATTTTATGTGGCAAACAATACTAActccattcctttctttcttactcaAGAAATCATATGAGAATTGCAAAtgagtaaaaattataaaaatgcatttaCAACAGAGgtaaatgatttaaatattttgtgattgaattattattattatttaccattTGTGGCACACCTCAAAGTTAAAGCATCCACACTGATTTAAAACATTGAGGCAAAGTTTTGAATCTCTGAAGTTTTTcaggttaaaaatagaaaactaagacACTGAATAATCATGAAATAATGCtactggcattttttaaaaaagaaggtagaAGATATAATCAGctataatattcagaaattgatTCAGAATTCAGAACTGCAAAAAATCTAGACATCTGGGTATAATCTGAAATGTAGTTTTAAGTATTCATACAAAAATGGATTTATAATATAATGGAATAAGCAGTTTGCTATCTACCTGATATGAttataaatcaatatttattctctctcttatCTTCTTTATCTTCTTAATGACATTTTTCTCA is a genomic window of Balaenoptera ricei isolate mBalRic1 chromosome 14, mBalRic1.hap2, whole genome shotgun sequence containing:
- the LOC132347323 gene encoding peptidyl-prolyl cis-trans isomerase A-like, with translation MGNPTLFFDIAVNGEPSGRVSFELFADKVPKTAENFRALSTGKKGFGYRCSCFHRTTPGFMCQGGDFTHHNGTGGKSIYGEKFDDENFLLKHTGPGILSMAHAGPNTNGSQFFICTAKTEWLDGKHVVFGKVKEGMNIVEAMERFGSRNGKASKKITIADCGQI